The bacterium genomic sequence TGCGTACGGCTCGGCCTGCAGCCTGCCGTTCACGTATAGCTCCTTGTTCCGGTACTCGACCGTGTCGCCGGCGACGGCGATGCAGCGCTTGATGAAATTGCGGGGCACGTACCATGTGAAAAAGTGAGCCCGACTGTCCCAGAAGAGCGGCAGCAGCGGCAGCCAGCGGGGAAACAGCCTTGCGTAGCGCTCCGGCGGCTGCGGGTCGTCGGTGTCGACCGGGAAACGGAACACGATGATGTCCCCCCGCTTCGGACTCGAAACCGGGATAATGGTCTTGTCGGTGAACGGCAGCTTCACCCCGTAGACGAACTTGTTCACGAGCATGAAGTCGCCGATGAGAATGGTGTTGAGCATCGAGCCGGTCGGCACCATGAACGCCTCGACCACGAACGAGCGGATGAGCAGGACCGCGATGATCACCGGCGTCCACTCGCGGCCGAGATTACGCAGCCAGCCGAGCCCGCCCTTCACAGCTTAGCGCCTGGGTCAGTTGTCAGCACAGACGGTCAGTATAGGACAGGAGGGGTCAAAGTGCAAGGTGCAAGACACAAGATGCAAGATGGCAGACCGTCGTGGCAAGCACATTGAGACTTGCTTGCGTCGATTGCGCGCCTGAGGGCGTTAACGAACGAGCCGGCCGATGCGGTTGAACCGGATGGCCCACGGCGAGAGCGCCATCTTTGGAATGTTTATGGGATACCCGGCCGCGGCCGTGGACATGTACATGACCAGCGGCTTGCCCCGGATGTGGCGCAGATCGAGCGGGCCGAAGAACCGCGCGTCCTCCGAGTTGTCTCGATTGTCACCCATGACGAAGATACACCCCGATGGAACCACGATCGGGCCGAACTGGTCGCGGACATAGGCGGAAAGCTCGGTACGGAAGAAATCGTGCCGCTCCCATCGTCGCTGGTAATCGCTGAGCTTAGGCAGACCGGGGAATGTCCTTCCATCAACGTGCTGCACGTAGGGCTCGACCTGTTGCTTGCCGTTCACGTAGAGCTGTTTGTCCCGGTACTCGACCGTGTCGCCGGCTACCGCGACGCAGCGCTTAATCAGGGAGAGCGGCGTGTACCACTGGAAGAAACCTTTGGAGCTGTTCCAGAACAAAGGCAACAGCGGAAGCTGGGCGGGGAAGATGCGGCTCGCCCCCGGCGGCACGTCCGGGTCCAGCGGGAACCGAAAGATAACAATGTCCCCGCGCTTCGGGCTCGACACATGCACGATCGTCCTGTCGGTGAAAGGCAGCCTCACTCCGTAGACGAACTTGTTCACGAGCATGAAGTCGCCGATGAGAATGGTGTTGAGCATCGAGCCGGTCGGCACCATGAACGCCTCAACCAGGAAGGAACGGATGAGCAGGACAGCGATGATTACCGGGCCCCAGTCGCGGACGAGGTTACGAAGCCAGCGCATAAGTTCTGTTTGACGCAGCTAGTAGAGCCGCGGTTGGCCGGCCATGGCTCATTCGGTAAACAGATCCTCCAGCCGCCGTCGGGCGAACTCGCGCCCCAACCGGGCCGCTCCGGCCATTCCCTCATCCGGCCCAGCGTGAAGCTCCTCCCACACCTCAGGCCGCAAGGTCAGGTGAATTCGTCCCGCTCCACACTTCTGACTTCTGCCATCTGACTTCTGACCTCTGACTTCGGTTGTGCGTCGAACCCCGCTTCCCTCTCCGTCGCGCATGAACTCGACCCTGCAGCCCTTCGCTCGGACGTGGCTGATGTTCCCCTTGCCCATAGTGCAGCCGGAACTGAACTGGACGCCGTCCACGAAGCAGGTGTACGGAGTACCGGCGGGGCAAGAAACCCGGGCTCTCAGCTCGAACGGCGAGGCCGCCAGCTTCCGCCGGGCGTAGGTGCCGGCCTTGAGGCCGAGCACCAGCCATGGCCCCAGATGGCCATGAAAACGGGTGGCCTGCCTGAGCACATTGGTGGGAATCACGCGCCCAATATACCCGAACCCGGACGACATGCAAGCCGGCCAGCCGGAACAAGAAGACTACCGCCAAGGACGCCGAGAGCGCCAACTACGGGAAGGATGAAGGCTGAGGGATGAAGGATGAGCGCCAGCTCCGGCTTCCTGGTTTGGCCCTTCGGGCTTCAGCCCTTCCTGTTTCATCCCTTCGTCTTCATGTCTCGGTGTTCCTGGCCGACCTTCCCGCGCTTGACGCGCCAACCGCGGCGAGGATACTTCCCCGTGGTCTATCTCCTTTTCAAGGTCGCGTCGGCGGTCGGCATGGGACTCGTGCTCAAACGGGCAGACGCCCTCTCGCTCGAGCGCCTGAGTCTTATCCGCATCAACTACGCGGTCGCGGCAGTTATCGGATTCTTCGCCACAGTCGCGCTCGGACAAGCCCACATCTCGGGTCCCGCAGCAATGCTTGCGGCCGTCACCGGCATTCTCTTCGTTGCCGGCCTCCTCATCTGGGCTCGCGCGATACAGGCAGCCGGGCTTGCCCATTCAGTTGTGGCGATGCGCACGGCCGTTGTCATCCCGCTCCTCGCGGCCGTGTTCATCTGGCACGAACAACCCTCAATGCTCGAGATAGCCGGCAGCTTCGTGGCCCTGCTTGCGCTCGCGCTCGTCCTGTACGATGTCGCCAGGCGTGAAACGCCCGTCGGAGAAGAGACAACCGCCAAGGACGCCAAGACCGCCAAGGTTTCGAACTCCGGAATTCCGACTCCTCCCCAGTCTCTGACCCCTGACCCCCAATCCCTGAACTCAACCACCAGGACACCCAGACACGCAGGGGCCGAGGGCGGGGACATGACCGGATTGTCCGACAATCCGGATCGTGTCCCAAGCCCGGCAATCTCCAACCTAGAATCTAGAATCTCAAGTCTCCCTTCCCGGCTCTGGCTCGTGCTGCTCTTTCTTGTCGAGGGGCTCACGATGATCCCGGCGCTCGTCTTCAGCAAGGGAATGCCCACAAACGAAACCATGCCGTTCCAGACGGTTATCTTCGTATCCGCATTCTTTGTCACCACGCTGCTCTACTACGTACGCCGGCCAGGGCTGCAGAGAGATACGCTCAAATGGGGTACCCTGCTCGGCTCAGCCAATTTCGGCAACTACCTCTTCCTCGTTCTGGCGCTCTCGAGCCTGCCCGGGCTCGTGGTCTACCCGGTGATTGCCGCCGGTGAGGTCGGCCTGCTGGCCGTGGCCGGTGTGGTCTTGTGGAAAGAGAAGGTCGGCGTCCGCAGTTGGCTCGGTATCGCCCTGACCGTCATTTCTGTCGTCCTCATCCAGCTCGGCAAATCGGCCTGACCCGCCGCATCAATCTACAGACGTCAATCTCCAATCAACTAACGGCCGGGCGGATATCAGAAGGCCGTCTTGACGATAGTCGCGGTAGCCGACGTGCCGGCCCTCGGGCCGGCTGGTGACAAGAAGTAGACTCCGGGCCGGAGGCCGGCACCAATTCTGTCGCCATTGCACACAGCGACCTGCCGGCCGGTGACGTCCGACAGAGTGAAGAGTTCGGTCTCATGCCCCGGGACTCGGGCAAAGGAAGTGAACGGATTGGGCCGAACCAGAAAATGAGTTGGCCTCAAGGCGTGCCCGGTCAGAGGCTCCGCGACGCCGACGTTGCCCAGCGAATCGGTCTTGATGAGATAGACATCATCGCCGTCTGGCGCGCTGTCCTCGTACGTGCCACTGACTATGTAGCCACCATCCAAGGTCTGTTGGACGGAGCGGGCCTCGTCATATCCCGTCCCACCATAGGTTCTGGTCCAGAGTGTGTCGCCTTGAGAATTGGTTTTGATGAGATAAACGTCGTGCCCTTGACCGAGGGACGAGTAGGCATAACCTGCGACGATGTAGCCGCCATCAGTCGTCTGTTGGACGGAGTTGCCTGCATCGTACAGCGGTCCGCCGTAGGTTCTGGTCCAGAGCGTGTCTCCTTGAGCATCGGTCTTGATGAGGAAGACGTGGTCGTAGACCCCTGAACCAAAGGAGGCCGTGAAGCCTACAATGATGTAGCCTCCGTCAGTGGTTTGTTGAACGGAGCAACCGCAATCGTTACTTGTCCCGCCATAGGTTCTTGTCCAGAGTGTCTCACCCGAGACGTTGGTCTTGACG encodes the following:
- a CDS encoding formylmethanofuran dehydrogenase subunit E family protein, with product MIPTNVLRQATRFHGHLGPWLVLGLKAGTYARRKLAASPFELRARVSCPAGTPYTCFVDGVQFSSGCTMGKGNISHVRAKGCRVEFMRDGEGSGVRRTTEVRGQKSDGRSQKCGAGRIHLTLRPEVWEELHAGPDEGMAGAARLGREFARRRLEDLFTE
- the lepB gene encoding signal peptidase I, producing MRWLRNLVRDWGPVIIAVLLIRSFLVEAFMVPTGSMLNTILIGDFMLVNKFVYGVRLPFTDRTIVHVSSPKRGDIVIFRFPLDPDVPPGASRIFPAQLPLLPLFWNSSKGFFQWYTPLSLIKRCVAVAGDTVEYRDKQLYVNGKQQVEPYVQHVDGRTFPGLPKLSDYQRRWERHDFFRTELSAYVRDQFGPIVVPSGCIFVMGDNRDNSEDARFFGPLDLRHIRGKPLVMYMSTAAAGYPINIPKMALSPWAIRFNRIGRLVR
- the lepB gene encoding signal peptidase I, yielding MKGGLGWLRNLGREWTPVIIAVLLIRSFVVEAFMVPTGSMLNTILIGDFMLVNKFVYGVKLPFTDKTIIPVSSPKRGDIIVFRFPVDTDDPQPPERYARLFPRWLPLLPLFWDSRAHFFTWYVPRNFIKRCIAVAGDTVEYRNKELYVNGRLQAEPYAVHTDSRTLPGFEPTPPQADFQRAWEERGFYESDYSAYVRDQFGPVVVPAGHVFAMGDNRDNSEDARFWGPLDLRYLRGKPLVIYFSSDAAPNIARVILSPWAIRFSRIGRIVR